A window of Bacillus sp. DX3.1 genomic DNA:
CGTATAAAGGCGAATATTCCCTTCACTACGCTCCGGTGGATGAATTAAGCCAATTTCTTCATAATAACGAAGTGTTCGTTTTGTTAAGCCAATTTGTTTCGTTACTTCATCAATCTTATACATGTGTATTCCTCCCCTCATCACGTTATTACATTTTACGTTAACGTTAACTTTCATGCAACTGTTATACTTTTGTAAATGTTTGGCATATACATTGTATTTTTCTTGTAGCAGTTTCATAATGAAAGAAATGAGACGATAAGGAGATTTTCAAATGAAACAACCACTTATTTTTGCCCATCGCGGCGTCAAAGGAACACATCCAGAAAATACAATGATTGCGTTTCAAGAAGCAGAGCGCATTGGTGCCCATGGTATCGAGCTTGATGTCCACCTTTCAAAAGATGGTGAACTTATTGTCATTCACGATGAAACCGTTGATCGTACAACAAATGGAACTGGACTTGTTTCTGAAAAAACAGTAGCAGAATTACAGCTACTGGATGCAGGTAGTCATAAAGATATATCTTTTCACGAAGCAAAAATTCCAACATTACGTGAAGTGTTCATTTGGTTATCTACAACAAATTTACAACTTAATATTGAATTAAAAACAGATGTGATTCATTACCAAGGCATTGAAGAAAAGGTTATTGATCTTGTTCGTGAATACCATCTTTCCAATCAAATTATATTCTCCTCGTTTAATCATGATTCTGTTGCATTACTTGCACAGGTAGCACCTGAAATTTCAAGGGCGATTTTATACGATGAACCACTTGCCGATCCACTTGCCGAAGCAAAAAAAAGAGAAGCAAATGGACTACATCCGAATTTTAAACTATTAACAAAGGAATTCATCCAAACTGCACAGCAGCAAGGCTATGTATTCCGTCCTTATACAATCAATGAATACAACGACTTACAAACGATGATTGATTACGGCGTTGATGTCATTATTACAGACTGGCCAAATCGTGCTTTCGAGCTTCTTTCTTGAATGAAGAAGCTCTTTTTTCTTTTGTAGAAACCCTTCAAGTTTCACTTTATTGTTTAAAATATGAAAAAACCCTCAATACTAGTAAAAGTATATAATGAGGGGCTGAAAAAGATGGAGCAAACTGTAAATCCAAAGCATAAAAAATATATACGTCTTTTCCTCACCGCACTCTTTTCATGTGTTCTTTTTTTCGTTTTTGCTCTTTTTATTACGATTATCGTAGCGAAAATTATGGGACCACCCCCTGTTGCCGTTCCTCAAACAAGTGTCTTTTACGCTAACGATGACACAGTGATGGGACAAAATAATAGTATCCAAAAACGCTATAATGTCTCTCTTGATAGTATTTCTCCTTATGTAAGAGAAGCAACCCTTTCCA
This region includes:
- a CDS encoding glycerophosphodiester phosphodiesterase, producing the protein MKQPLIFAHRGVKGTHPENTMIAFQEAERIGAHGIELDVHLSKDGELIVIHDETVDRTTNGTGLVSEKTVAELQLLDAGSHKDISFHEAKIPTLREVFIWLSTTNLQLNIELKTDVIHYQGIEEKVIDLVREYHLSNQIIFSSFNHDSVALLAQVAPEISRAILYDEPLADPLAEAKKREANGLHPNFKLLTKEFIQTAQQQGYVFRPYTINEYNDLQTMIDYGVDVIITDWPNRAFELLS